A genomic stretch from Aedes albopictus strain Foshan chromosome 2, AalbF5, whole genome shotgun sequence includes:
- the LOC109622488 gene encoding protein dopey-1 homolog isoform X2, translating into MYLCWHLLSPISTIIIDALRGGGNLGGAKPNSECHSGSVCFWKWLIFSHIALGMVLPHKIRKMVRSPKKSKMDTATGSGLMEEYDLMKQSKYRVYMSNIDKALKNFEYSSEWADLISALGKLNKVISSNSQYQIIPRRIKISKRLAQCMHPALPSGVHLKALESYDVIFSNIGVDRLASELFIYSAGLFPLLGYSAMNVRPTLLSIYEKYFVPLGEKLRPALSGFLSGVFPGLESGQDHFERTSSLLDKVCAAVKPECFYTCLWECIVTNASVRLPAISYVLEHFDKKRTCSDQKELMGNSVELLVTGLCSCLIDSVILVQRNTLEFLLLAFPLHAMILAQRDVTKLVKTALNTILRRDMSLNRRLYSWLLGADTSLGKHLEDIGHDGETSDPNAYFESHSKQVLISAYKLILKASITSSPPDLSPYRILISLLDKAEIGQRILDDVLCDIIRTISLCNGNLEVQKNANVLFSTFDPSYIWNYMTTLYRDGAMKKPPRPPSSGGGGGGGGTANSSNIKDHIRIDSGPPGTVEVCYLTEFLLETLSLEIYNETTRVYLPKFLLSLIRMLTVYSENMNSNEVAASLRLCVKIVSKVQPMIMSEKVLDLSISTRSNSVTPEGQEAKETVSLEKSNSDSKIHESSLQVSDSSFTRSSSSQGLNKKGKYNKKSKKSKSYTKLSELDQNPPGSKSTANVSVISNGGVGGSHTTIAAASSTPNLKNEDGTGGESSQEERHSLNSDKDDGHLDIVIKVPTQQIAPAQMPDCPILEKCIKQYVLFYELYVCRQIFDGSNVESMGSSESSSEQVSLQDNLFINPSDSKCLLNDDVYVINALLPELDDAFQALKIVGVSDNKKLKAILAKTMERQQDEGYFERWNAAEPVPGRSSFEIDSLLDSNEKLKRLINVRISESLRSALKLACNVLTEMSSFPSYENDSGMNEKCDSIPGWLKSLTILAAFIGDLDTQLSAAQTLIDMISLLRTNDRKPKSSSSNTTFVMMMPLLKLSHVLYLERKTKVFQVLTTMLWNHLETGRPEARNISVLLYRIHSCLDPKFTEDVIISKLVVPHRESGSMDRHDLHVYWSIPVLSSTELKIDPAGFRRFQLLWKLGRDTHHGKEFEKLMFLILDVLTLPSNLSIQVAVSKWLQEALVRGDMGRILKPLLKILLNESTKRMSIIYTKRYKQDNDTGSEWEKDLVADGDSFLDKECFAVSSEDGCIRYHMDNVLSKKRSPIRTIQKKIFGVSIGSKSNSSQVSNYITNDSSKEVAAATATADDSFTKISLTVNPLEMELNGKSPKALRNRSNSMGLIDCEQSATETGSLTNGIDKKDFHRSTSDIDETSDGDFERKKGRLSEGSYSRSTTATGFYDSETIKRYVEDGPIKDFVSVSGDRFRNRKTYLISSSGTSGLTTFDDEGFVSSISERALNYSFTSNASSVTATMTGNDAEIVFGTGPGDPAGTASETPSSGSAFGGDSQRSSSNSKDGGKSREGELFGFGRRKNWRNLSKLYPFHTHFLIYESIFNTKQILYTLETLKNILANDSRFFLCLSVTTSVSSSQIRTLLVRHRRNVFGKGFTDGHDEAEYQSMYRGSMYLEVIVTILLYYTRSYYQKDEEQKAQPSKDDLNGNSKIQLECIELMNKIFTELLTIVKDVGKNLANYIADLMEKCKVQKILLYCLTSSVNYFTSPQCYTYSDEILAFNDPESSRLYAEAYQIELLNLLLAVIKLEHEIMIQRNDERFNEGIKNVLSSNSPTRPTPENKRIYKYIPNQLVSQQPMFLSAVLSALHSEKLRHIHKNWTDMITSCLTCLPLNNLTNIVISIIHQLCANLDRITKRDRIHNQCTDYIVSQLEAITVLSHYCLLDSSQQISLANVFSASSSLTSPATNSGQIINSIVNVFLSSSLLNVNQAKTSYQEVAKTAILSHLPRIIITIATLWETSISEFRHVKHQLLEFLSPISLHYGTNFLTAISVAWYERCNDIFSTAITVDSAVDGSAEGIDFFEVMAKALPQANENQLLLVRLISGIRIMSVDSFIQTMHQVIKSPPQIYQPPVGFNIEVSALELLFFYLKSVAQTQFNDCWSSLYALLKDCLSLQIPAQFVALSILNEFVQRCSVIPFTDKKDLRDLHDVTSRLVEAISNVAGSCLEQTTWLRRNLSVKEEFSSIESTKDGLLMPSNQHYSIQAQSILASILAPLLDVVFSSQEKDKVTTVVTGVMYNIVPYLKTHTAKNIPTFHACSHLLASLSTYQYTRKAWRKDALDLLLDSTFFQFDSRCLPYWKTILDSLMTCDNTTFRDLMNRLPLAQTGTLNIFTSKEQEYEQRALLLKRLAFVIFCSEVDQYHKYMPEIQEQLANSLRLPQVVPLIQSAVFLCFRVLLLRMSADNVTSLWPIIIAEMVQVFLSIEQELMTDTEEFSQHIRMLSGLDTAWVTNTNNGLYSYGHPHWRMVQLETAKLLELGCVLPATILPHFQMYRWAFVSSQNEHFMTPGSYDDAKSVAFIPHVTRISQLMDFRYTSHSPKPQTTKGSHIMLTCQSINTLQDLYSFFSTLSMRWPSHISYTADTEKDTKSCLDEVEKVLALDFLEKMSSAGK; encoded by the exons ATGTACCTGTGTTGGCACCTATTATCGCCTATTTCAACTATTATTATTGATGCGTTGCGTGGTGGGGGCAATCTCGGGGGAGCAAAGCCAAACAGCGAATGTCATTCAGGAAGTGTCTGCTTTTGGAAGTGGTTGATTTTTTCACATATAGCACTCGGGATGGTGCTCCCTCACAAGATACGCAAAAT GGTGAGGTCCCCGAAGAAGTCGAAGATGGACACCGCTACGGGATCTGGACTGATGGAGGAGTACGACCTGATGAAACAGTCCAAGTACCGGGTGTACATGTCCAACATCGATAAGGCCCTGAAGAACTTCGAGTACTCGAGCGAGTGGGCCGATCTGATCTCGGCGCTCGGCAAACTGAACAAGGTCATCTCCTCCAACTCACAATATCAGATCATTCCCCGACGGATCAAGATTTCGAAACGTTTGGCGCAATGTATGCATCCAGCGCTGCCATCCGGAGTTCATCTCAAAGCACTGGAATCGTACGACGTGATATTCAGCAACATTGGAGTAGATCGGCTGGCTTCAGAGTTGTTCATCTACAGCGCTGGCTTGTTCCCCTTGCTGGGCTATTCGGCCATGAATGTTCGGCCGACGCTTCTTTCGATCTACGAAAAGTACTTCGTTCCGTTGGGCGAAAAACTGCGACCTGCTCTTAGTGGGTTTTTGAGTGGCGTATTTCCGGGTCTGGAATCCGGGCAGGACCACTTCGAGCGAACCAGTTCCCTGCTGGATAAAGTCTGCGCCGCCGTAAAACCGGAGTGCTTCTACACCTGCCTTTGGGAATGCATAGTCACGAATGCTTCCGTACGGCTCCCGGCCATCAGCTACGTGCTGGAACACTTTGACAAAAAACGAACCTGCTCGGACCAGAAAGAACTGATGGGAAATAGCGTTGAGCTTCTAGTCACCGGTTTGTGTAGTTGTCTCATCGATTCCGTAATACTGGTACAGCGAAATACCCTGGAGTTTCTGCTCTTGGCATTCCCGCTGCATGCGATGATCCTTGCCCAAAGGGACGTTACCAAACTAGTAAAAACCGCACTCAATACCATCCTGAGGCGAGACATGTCCCTCAACCGGAGGCTATACTCGTGGCTCCTCGGCGCGGACACCAGTCTCGGCAAGCACCTGGAAGACATCGGCCACGACGGGGAAACCAGCGACCCAAACGCCTACTTCGAATCCCACTCCAAGCAGGTTCTCATCAGCGCCTACAAGCTCATTCTCAAAGCCAGCATCACTTCCAGCCCGCCAGATCTGAGCCCCTATCGGATACTGATCTCACTGCTAGACAAAGCCGAAATCGGCCAACGCATCCTGGACGACGTCCTGTGCGACATCATCCGTACGATCTCCCTCTGCAACGGAAACCTCGAGGTGCAAAAGAATGCCAACGTGCTGTTCTCGACGTTTGATCCGTCGTACATCTGGAACTACATGACCACCCTCTACCGAGACGGAGCAATGAAGAAACCACCCAGACCTCCCTCTtctggtggcggcggcggcggcggaggcACTGCCAATTCCTCCAACATCAAGGATCACATCCGGATAGACTCCGGTCCGCCTGGTACGGTGGAGGTGTGCTACCTGACGGAGTTTCTGCTGGAGACGCTCTCGCTGGAGATCTACAACGAAACGACCCGGGTGTACTTGCCGAAGTTCTTGCTCTCGTTGATCCGGATGTTGACGGTGTACTCGGAGAACATGAACTCGAACGAGGTGGCCGCCTCGCTGCGGCTGTGCGTCAAGATCGTGTCCAAGGTGCAGCCGATGATTAT GTCGGAAAAGGTGCTCGATCTGTCGATCAGCACCCGCAGCAACAGCGTCACCCCGGAAGGTCAGGAAGCTAAAGAAACCGTTTCACTAGAAAAGAGCAACTCCGACTCGAAGATCCACGAAAGCTCGCTTCAGGTGTCGGATAGTTCCTTCACTCGGTCCAGCTCCAGCCAGGGTCTAAACAAAAAAGGAAAGTACAACAAGAAGTCCAAGAAATCCAAATCGTACACCAAGTTGAGCGAGCTGGATCAGAATCCGCCGGGGAGCAAAAGCACCGCCAATGTTAGTGTGATTTCCAATGGTGGTGTTGGTGGATCGCATACGACCATTGCGGCTGCGAGTTCCACACCCAACCTGAAGAATGAAGATGGGACCGGGGGTGAATCGAGCCAGGAGGAACGACACAGTTTGAACAGCGACAAGGACGATGGTCACTTGGATATTGTGATCAAAGTTCCGACGCAGCAGATTGCACCGGCACAGATGCCGGATTGTCCCATTCTGGAGAAGTGCATTAAACAGTATGTGTTGTTCTATGAGCTGTACGTGTGCAGGCAGATCTTCGATGGGTCGAATGTAGAATCGATGGGAAGTTCGGAGTCGTCGTCAGAGCAGGTTAGCTTGCAGGATAATCTGTTTATCAATCCGAGTGATAGTAAGTGCTTGCTGAATGATGATGTGTACGTGATAAATGCTTTGCTTCCGGAGCTGGATGATGCATTTCAGGCATTGAAGATCGTCGGTGTGTCCGATAATAAGAAGCTGAAGGCAATACTGGCGAAGACAATGGAGCGACAGCAAGACGAGGGATACTTTGAACGGTGGAACGCTGCGGAGCCGGTACCGGGGCGCAGCTCGTTTGAAATCGATTCTCTTCTGGACAGTAACGAGAAATTGAAACGGTTGATCAATGTGAGGATATCGGAATCGCTGAGGAGTGCTCTAAAACTGGCGTGTAACGTGCTGACGGAGATGTCATCGTTTCCCAGTTATGAGAACGATAGTGGGATGAATGAAAAATGTGATAGCATTCCTGGTTGGTTGAAGTCGCTGACTATCCTGGCGGCCTTCATTGGGGATTTGGACACGCAACTATCAGCGGCACAAACCTTGATCGACATGATCAGTTTGCTGAGGACCAACGATCGGAAACCAAAGTCCAGCAGTTCCAATACCACGTTTGTAATGATGATGCCCCTGCTGAAGTTGTCTCACGTGCTCTATCTGGAAAGGAAGACTAAAGTGTTTCAAGTGCTGACGACCATGCTGTGGAACCACTTGGAAACGGGACGACCGGAAGCCCGGAACATCAGTGTCCTGCTGTATCGAATCCACAGCTGTTTGGATCCGAAGTTCACCGAGGACGTCATCATCAGCAAGTTGGTTGTGCCTCATCGGGAAAGCGGCTCAATGGATCGCCACGATCTACACGTGTATTGGTCCATTCCGGTGCTGTCGAGTACGGAGTTGAAAATCGATCCTGCAGGCTTCCGACGGTTTCAACTTCTGTGGAAACTCGGTCGCGATACACACCATGGAAAGGAGTTTGAGAAGTTAATGTTCCTCATTTTAGATGTGCTAACGTTGCCGAGTAATCTGTCGATTCAGGTGGCAGTGTCCAAGTGGCTGCAGGAGGCGCTGGTTCGCGGAGATATGGGACGAATTCTGAAGCCACTGTTGAAGATCCTGTTGAACGAAAGTACTAAACGGATGAGTATCATCTACACGAAACGATACAAGCAGGATAACGACACCGGAAGTGAATGGGAGAAGGACCTGGTGGCAGACGGAGACTCGTTCCTGGATAAGGAATGCTTTGCCGTGAGCTCTGAGGATGGATGTATTCGGTACCATATGGATAACGTTTTAAGTAAGAAACGAAGTCCGATTAGGACAATTCAGAAGAAGATCTTTGGAGTATCGATTGGATCGAAATCCAACAGCAGTCAAGTGTCAAACTATATAACCAATGATAGTTCGAAGGAAGTTGCAGCCGCGACTGCCACGGCAGACGATAGCTTCACTAAGATTTCCCTGACCGTGAATCCGCTTGAAATGGAGTTAAATGGAAAGAGTCCGAAAGCTCTTCGCAACAGGTCCAACTCGATGGGTTTGATTGATTGCGAACAAAGCGCGACGGAGACTGGCTCCCTCACAAATGGAATAGATAAGAAGGATTTCCACAGGTCCACTTCGGACATTGACGAAACGAGCGATGGAGATTTCGAGCGAAAGAAGGGCCGATTGAGCGAAGGGAGCTACAGCCGATCCACGACGGCAACCGGATTCTACGATTCGGAAACGATCAAACGGTACGTAGAGGACGGTCCAATCAAGGACTTTGTGAGCGTTTCGGGCGATCGGTTTCGCAATAGAAAAACATATCTCATCTCTTCTAGCGGCACTTCCGGTTTGACCACGTTCGATGACGAAGGCTTCGTGTCGTCTATTTCGGAACGAGCGTTGAATTATTCGTTCACGTCGAATGCTTCGTCCGTTACGGCGACGATGACTGGAAACGATGCGGAAATTGTGTTTGGAACGGGTCCTGGCGATCCGGCTGGAACTGCTTCGGAGACGCCCTCGAGCGGAAGTGCTTTCGGGGGCGATTCGCAACGTAGCAGTAGCAATAGTAAGGATGGTGGGAAAAGCAGGGAAGGTGAACTGTTTGGGTTCGGTCGGCGGAAGAACTGGAGAAACTTGTCCAAACTGTATCCGTTTCATACGCATTTCCTAATCTACGAATCGATATTTAATACAAAACAGATTCTGTACACTTTAGAGACATTGAAAAATATTCTGGCTAATGACAGCAGATTCTTTCTGTGTCTGTCGGTGACAACGTCGGTTTCCAGTAGTCAGATTCGAACGCTGCTGGTGCGGCATCGAAGGAACGTTTTCGGGAAAGGATTCACCGACGGGCACGACGAAGCCGAGTATCAGAGCATGTATCGAGGCTCTATGTATCTGGAAGTGATAGTCACAATTTTACTTTATTACACTCGAAGTTATTACCAAAAAGACGAAGAGCAGAAGGCTCAACCTTCCAAGGACGATTTAAATGGAAATTCCAAGATACAGTTGGAGTGTATCGAGTTGATGAACAAAATTTTCACCGAGCTTCTGACCATAGTCAAAGACGTTGGCAAGAACCTGGCAAACTACATTGCAGACCTTATGGAGAAGTGTAAAGTTCAGAAAATTTTGCTGTACTGTCTGACATCTTCAGTCAATTATTTCACTTCTCCGCAATGTTACACGTACTCAGATGAGATCTTGGCTTTTAACGATCCGGAGAGTTCCCGTCTCTACGCGGAAGCTTACCAAATTGAGCTACTCAATCTGCTTTTGGCTGTTATTAAGCTGGAGCATGAAATAATGATTCAGCGAAACGATGAACGTTTTAACGAGGGCATTAAGAACGTTCTTTCCAGCAATTCTCCGACACGGCCTACCCCCGAGAACAAACGCATCTACAAGTATATTCCCAACCAGCTAGTTAGCCAACAGCCTATGTTCCTTTCAGCGGTCCTGTCCGCACTGCATTCGGAAAAGCTTAGGCACATTCACAAAAATTGGACCGACATGATAACCTCCTGCCTTACCTGCTTGCCGTTGAACAACCTGACCAATATTGTCATCAGCATTATCCACCAGCTGTGCGCCAACCTGGATCGAATCACCAAACGGGACCGGATTCACAACCAGTGCACGGATTACATCGTGTCTCAGCTGGAAGCCATCACAGTATTATCCCACTACTGTCTCTTGGACAGTTCCCAGCAAATCTCCCTGGCGAACGTATTCAGCGCTTCGAGCAGCCTAACCTCCCCTGCCACCAACTCTGGACAAATAATCAACAGTATCGTCAACGTGTTCCTTTCCTCGTCCCTTCTGAACGTCAACCAAGCCAAAACCAGTTACCAAGAAGTGGCCAAAACTGCGATCCTTAGTCATCTCCCCCGCATCATCATCACCATTGCCACCCTTTGGGAAACCAGCATTAGCGAGTTCCGACACGTCAAGCACCAGCTGCTCGAATTCCTCAGCCCCATCTCCCTTCACTACGGCACCAACTTCCTCACAGCCATTTCCGTCGCGTGGTACGAACGCTGCaacgacattttcagcactgcgatCACCGTTGATTCTGCTGTGGACGGCAGTGCCGAAGGCATCGATTTCTTCGAAGTCATGGCCAAAGCACTGCCCCAAGCAAACGAAAACCAACTGCTGCTGGTCCGGCTTATCTCTGGCATTCGGATCATGTCGGTCGATTCGTTCATCCAAACGATGCACCAGGTCATCAAATCCCCGCCTCAGATCTACCAACCCCCGGTCGGATTCAACATCGAAGTCAGCGCCCTGGAGTTGCTGTTCTTCTACCTGAAGAGTGTGGCCCAAACCCAATTCAACGACTGCTGGAGCTCGCTGTACGCTCTGCTAAAAGACTGCCTCTCGCTGCAAATTCCGGCCCAGTTTGTTGCGCTCAGCATCCTGAACGAGTTCGTCCAGCGGTGTTCGGTGATCCCGTTCACGGACAAGAAGGACCTACGGGATCTGCACGACGTCACGTCGCGACTGGTGGAAGCCATTTCCAATGTGGCCGGTTCCTGTCTGGAGCAGACCACCTGGCTGCGGAGGAACCTCTCGGTGAAGGAGGAGTTCAGCTCGATCGAGAGCACCAAGGACGGGCTGCTGATGCCGTCCAATCAGCACTACTCCATCCAGGCGCAATCG ATCCTGGCCAGCATCTTGGCCCCGCTGCTGGACGTGGTGTTCAGCTCCCAGGAGAAGGACAAGGTGACCACGGTGGTGACCGGAGTCATGTACAACATTGTGCCTTACCTAAAGACCCACACGGCGAAGAACATTCCGACGTTCCACGCGTGCTCCCACTTGCTGGCGAGTTTGAGCACCTATCAG TATACCCGAAAAGCTTGGCGAAAGGACGCCCTGGATCTCCTGCTGGATTCAACCTTCTTCCAGTTCGATAGCCGCTGCTTGCCCTACTGGAAAACTATCCTGGATAGTTTGATGACCTGTGATAATACCACTTTTAGAGATCTTATGA ATCGCTTGCCACTAGCACAAACCGGAACGTTGAACATATTCACTTCCAAGGAGCAGGAGTACGAACAAAGGGCACTACTGTTGAAGCGACTAGCGTTCGTCATCTTCTGCAGCGAGGTGGATCAGTACCACAAATATATGCCGGAAATTCAAG AACAACTTGCCAACAGCCTGCGACTGCCTCAGGTGGTACCCCTCATCCAATCTGCTGTGTTCCTCTGCTTCCGGGTGCTACTCCTGCGAATGTCGGCAGACAACGTGACCAGCCTGTGGCCGATCATCATCGCCGAAATGGTGCAGGTGTTCCTATCGATCGAACAAGAACTGATGACAGACACCGAGGAGTTTAG TCAACACATCCGGATGTTGTCCGGTTTGGACACGGCTTGGGTGACCAACACCAATAACGGGCTGTACTCGTACGGACATCCGCACTGGCGGATGGTCCAGCTGGAGACGGCGAAGCTGCTGGAGCTGGGATGTGTCCTCCCGGCGACCATCTTGCCGCACTTCCAGAT GTATCGCTGGGCCTTCGTTAGTAGCCAGAACGAGCACTTCATGACGCCGGGAAGTTACGACGATGCCAAGAGTGTGGCCTTCATTCCACATGTGACCAGGATATCGCAACTGATGGACTTCCGGTACACGTCGCATTCTCCG AAGCCCCAGACCACCAAGGGCAGCCACATCATGCTGACCTGCCAGTCGATCAACACCCTGCAAGACCTGTACAGCTTCTTCTCGACGCTGTCGATGCGGTGGCCGTCGCACATCTCCTACACGGCCGACACCGAGAAGGACACCAAGAGCTGCCTGGACGAGGTGGAGAAAGTGCTGGCGCTGGATTTCCTCGAAAAGATGTCCTCCGCGGGCAAGTGA